The Terriglobus roseus sequence AACGATACGGCAGGCACTGGACGATCACTGGCATGCATCCGCGGGTGGAGATGCAGATGCCGAACACGCAATCTACGCGGACGATGCTATCTGCGAGTACCCGCAGTCTGGCGAGCGCATTGTGGGACGAAAGAATCTGCAGGCGTTGAGAAGTCACCATCCCGGAAAGCCGTCGGGGTTCCAGGTACGGCGGCTTCTCGGGAGCGGCGATCTCTGGGTTACGGAATACACCATCACCTATCAAGACCGTGAAGCCTTCACGGTAAGCATCATGGAGTTCGCAGACGGTAAGGTCGTGCATGAAACCCAGTATTTCGCCGATCCGTTTCAGGCTCCGGCATGGCGATCCCAATGGGTGACAAAGGTCCCCGCAGCTCAGGTGGAATAGCTGCGATCGCAATCCTTTGTCGAGTTTCACTCCAGCGATGAATTTGCGAGCACTGGCTGCGTACGAAGGGGACAAGATCTTCCGACGCAACGTATACTCTGCAGCGCCCTGGAGGCGTCCTTCTTGAAGACTTCCTGTCCCGTAGTCCTGCTGCCGTTGCTGTGCAGCCTGGTGACCATTGCCGAGGCGCAGATGAAGTTGCAACCAACGACCATGAAGCGCGTCGCGGAAGTGAGTCCGCGCTATGTCTCGTACAACATTGAGGCCGTCGAGGTGACCGGCGGCCGCTTCTGGAAGCCCTATGGAAGTACGGCGAAGGAGTCGCAGACATCCGGGAACCAACCCGGGGCGATGGATCCCAGCCTGTACGAGTTCCGGCCTCCCATCGACTTGTCGAACGCGAAGTTGCGTGGGCTGGCGGCGGCGCTTGGGCCTGCTTATCTGCGCGTCAGTGGCACCTGGCGGAACTTCACATACTTTCAGGACGACGACCAGCCCGCATCGAAGACGCCGCCCGCAGGCTACAACGGCGTGATGACGCGCGCAGAGTGGAAGGGCGTGATCGACTTCGCGCACGCGGTGAACGCGGAGCTGGTAACGTCTGTGGCGGTTAGTGCCGGCACGCGCGATGCAGACGGTAAGTGGACACCCGCGGAAGCGAAGAAGTTCTTCGACGCGACGAAGCGCCTGGGAGGCCACGTTGCGGCGACAGAATTTATGAATGAGCCCACCTTCCCGGACGTTGGCGGAGCGCCCAAGGGATATACCGCCGCGATGTACGGGGAAGACGTCAAGACTTTTACAAAATTCATGAAGTCAGAGGCACCGGATGTCCTCTATCTCGGGCCGGGCAGCGTCGGTGAGGGACTGAGTCTCGCTCCTGAAGGAACGCCTGCCGCGTTGAAGATCCGCATGTTGGATTCGCACGACCTGATGGCATCGAGCGGGCCTGTCTACGATATTTTTTCGTACCACTTCTACCCGACGGCATCCAGCCGTTGCCTGGGGTCGAACGCGACCA is a genomic window containing:
- a CDS encoding nuclear transport factor 2 family protein, with amino-acid sequence MQDETIRQALDDHWHASAGGDADAEHAIYADDAICEYPQSGERIVGRKNLQALRSHHPGKPSGFQVRRLLGSGDLWVTEYTITYQDREAFTVSIMEFADGKVVHETQYFADPFQAPAWRSQWVTKVPAAQVE